A window of Clostridia bacterium genomic DNA:
TTGGCTATGGTAAAGCGGTCATCAATAGACAGATATTTTAGTCCGTCGCCCACAAACTCCATAGATTTATATAAAGCGCCGTCAACGCCTATAAGCCCTATGATATGAAGAATGATATCTTTTCCGCAAATATATTTTGCAGGCTTATTTTTTAGCACAAACTTAATAGCTGAAGGAACCTTAAACCATGCTTCTCCGCTGTATATTGCAGCAGCAAGGTCGGTACTGCCTACGCCTGTTGCAAAAGCGCCAAGCGCTCCGTATGTACAGGTATGGGAATCCGCTCCAATTATGCAATCTCCCGGGCCTACAAGACCTTGTTCGGGTAACAAAGCATGCTCAACACCCATTGTTCCGACATCAAAATAGTTGTCAATATCAAAAGTTTTGGCAAATGTTCTCACGCATTTGCATTGTTCTGCCGCTTTGATATCCTTGTTAGGTGTAAAATGGTCCATAACAAGTGCTATACGGCTTTTGTCAAAAACCTTGTCAAGTTCGGCTTTTTGGAACTCTTTTACAGCAACAGGGGATGTAACGTCGTTGCCTAAGACAAGATCAAGCTTGGCTGTAATCAGCTGACCTGCTTCAACCTTGTCAAGTCCTGCATGAGCCGCTAAGATTTTTTGCGTCATAGTCATAGCCATAAATTTATTTCTCCGTTTATAAAATTTTTTTTAATTTCTATTTTTAATAATCTTTTTATCAGACATCAGCTTATATTCGATACTATCGACAAGCGCCTTAAAGCTTGCTTCTATAAGGTCGGTAGAAACTCCCACAGTGGACCATACATCAGTTCCGTCCGTTGAAGAAATCAAAACGCGAACTTTGGCGGCGGTCGCTTCTTTTGAATCCAGTACTCTAACCTTATAGTCTATTAAGCTCATCTTAGCGAGATTAGGATAAAAATATTCCAAAGCCTTTCTCAAAGCTAAGTCAAGTGCGTTGACAGGGCCGTCGCCTTGGGCGCATGTCAATTCGTATTTGTCTTGAACTTTTATTTTTACCACAGCTATCGCTGACAGCATTT
This region includes:
- a CDS encoding aconitase family protein, whose protein sequence is MAMTMTQKILAAHAGLDKVEAGQLITAKLDLVLGNDVTSPVAVKEFQKAELDKVFDKSRIALVMDHFTPNKDIKAAEQCKCVRTFAKTFDIDNYFDVGTMGVEHALLPEQGLVGPGDCIIGADSHTCTYGALGAFATGVGSTDLAAAIYSGEAWFKVPSAIKFVLKNKPAKYICGKDIILHIIGLIGVDGALYKSMEFVGDGLKYLSIDDRFTIA